One genomic region from Stackebrandtia nassauensis DSM 44728 encodes:
- a CDS encoding uracil-DNA glycosylase → MGQPLDEIVEKGWAKALAPVADKIAEMGDFLRAEVAAGRKYLPAGENVLRAFKQPFDEVKVLIVGQDPYPTPGHPIGLSFAVAPDVRPLPKSLVNIFNEYKSDLGFPLPTNGDLTPWTNEGVLLLNRALSVAPGAPASHRGKGWEEVTEQAIKALAQRGSPLVAILWGRDARNLRPMLGELPCIESPHPSPLSARSGFFGSRPFSRANELLTEQGAEPVNWRLPSPEDAA, encoded by the coding sequence GTGGGACAACCATTGGATGAGATTGTGGAAAAGGGCTGGGCCAAGGCTTTGGCGCCGGTCGCCGACAAGATAGCCGAGATGGGGGATTTCCTGCGCGCCGAAGTCGCGGCGGGACGCAAGTATCTTCCCGCCGGGGAAAACGTGCTGCGGGCCTTCAAACAGCCCTTCGATGAGGTCAAGGTCCTCATCGTCGGCCAGGACCCGTACCCGACGCCGGGGCACCCGATCGGGTTGAGCTTCGCGGTCGCGCCGGACGTGCGTCCGCTGCCCAAGAGCCTCGTCAACATCTTCAACGAGTACAAGAGCGACCTCGGCTTTCCGTTGCCCACCAACGGAGACCTGACTCCGTGGACCAACGAGGGCGTGTTGCTGCTCAACCGGGCGCTGTCGGTGGCTCCCGGCGCTCCCGCCTCCCACCGCGGCAAGGGCTGGGAGGAGGTCACCGAGCAGGCCATCAAGGCGCTGGCACAGCGCGGCAGCCCGCTGGTGGCGATCCTGTGGGGACGCGACGCCCGCAACCTGCGGCCGATGCTCGGCGAACTGCCCTGCATCGAGTCGCCGCACCCGTCCCCGCTGTCGGCCCGCAGCGGCTTCTTCGGCTCCCGGCCGTTCAGCCGCGCCAACGAACTGCTGACCGAGCAGGGTGCCGAACCGGTGAACTGGCGGCTGCCGTCCCCGGAGGACGCGGCGTAG